In a genomic window of Erigeron canadensis isolate Cc75 chromosome 5, C_canadensis_v1, whole genome shotgun sequence:
- the LOC122601241 gene encoding ATP-dependent DNA helicase PIF1-like produces the protein MQDITGVKQPFGGKIMVLGVDLRQVLPVFKKGTRAQIVDSSLRMSPLWIVIKKMRLTVNMRARTDLWFSDFLLRVGDGEEEVIDGSFIRIPDDMTIPYNNGAKSKEDLISAIFPSMDVDGNSPGYIISRAILSTKNDNVDEINDKLIGVFCGEEQIYYSFDEAEDDVNKYYPIEFLNSLNVSGLPPHCLLLKVGCLIILLRNIDPWNGLCNGTRLICKGFQRNVIDAEIAAGQHAGKRVFLPRIPLCPSENDMYPFKLKRKQFPVYLSFVMTINKAQGQTIPNVGVYLPEPVFSHGQLYVALSRGTSRENVKVLVRPTQDFSRSGVYTANVVYREVLQDA, from the coding sequence ATGCAAGACATAACAGGCGTAAAACAACCATTTGGCGGTAAAATAATGGTTTTGGGAGTTGATTTGAGACAGGTCCTGCCGGTTTTCAAAAAAGGAACCCGCGCACAGATTGTAGACTCGAGCCTACGGATGTCGCCTTTGTGGATTGTTATCAAAAAGATGCGTCTAACTGTAAATATGAGAGCACGGACTGATCTATGGTTTTCAGATTTTCTTTTAAGAGTCGGTGACGGGGAAGAAGAAGTGATTGATGGAAGCTTTATTCGCATACCTGATGATATGACCATCCCGTACAATAATGGAGCTAAATCAAAAGAGGATTTAATTAGTGCCATATTCCCTTCTATGGATGTCGATGGAAATTCTCCGGGGTACATAATTTCCAGGGCCATACTGTCAACTAAAAATGATAATGTCGATGAGATAAATGATAAGTTAATTGGTGTATTCTGCGGGGAGGAGCAAATCTATTATAGCTTTGATGAGGCAGAAGATGATGTTAACAAGTATTATCCGATTGAATTCTTAAACTCGCTTAATGTTAGTGGTTTGCCCCCTCATTGCCTACTGCTGAAAGTTGGATGCCTGATCATACTATTACGTAATATCGATCCATGGAACGGGCTGTGTAACGGCACAAGGTTGATATGCAAAGGTTTTCAACGAAATGTCATCGATGCCGAGATAGCGGCTGGTCAGCATGCCGGGAAAAGAGTTTTTTTACCAAGAATTCCTCTGTGTCCATCTGAAAATGATATGTACCCCTTCAAGTTGAAGAGAAAGCAATTTCCAGTCTATCTTAGCTTTGTAATGACAATAAACAAGGCGCAGGGCCAGACCATTCCAAACGTCGGGGTATACCTACCGGAACCCGTGTTCTCGCATGGACAACTATATGTGGCACTATCTAGGGGGACATCACGTGAAAATGTGAAGGTGTTGGTTAGGCCTACCCAAGATTTCTCTCGATCTGGAGTATACACGGCAAATGTGGTGTATAGGGAAGTTTTACAAGATGCATAG
- the LOC122601243 gene encoding ATP-dependent DNA helicase PIF1-like: protein MATYLSISDSKAILSTKNDNVDEINDKLIGVFCGEEQIYYSFDEAEDDVNKYYPIEFLNSLNVSGLPPHCLLLKVGCLIILLRNIDPWNGLCNGTRLICKGFQRNVIDAEIAAGQHAGKRVFLPRIPLCPSENDMYPFKLKRKQFPVYLSFVMTINKAQGQTIPNVGVYLPEPVFSHGQLYVALSRGTSRENVKVLVRPTQDFSRSGVYTANVVYREVLQDA, encoded by the exons ATGGCCACATATCTCAGTATATCTGACTCAAA GGCCATACTGTCAACTAAAAATGATAATGTCGATGAGATAAATGATAAGTTAATTGGTGTATTCTGCGGGGAGGAGCAAATCTATTATAGCTTTGATGAGGCAGAAGATGATGTTAACAAGTATTATCCGATTGAATTCTTAAACTCGCTTAATGTTAGTGGTTTGCCCCCTCATTGCCTACTGCTGAAAGTTGGATGCCTGATCATACTATTACGTAATATCGATCCATGGAACGGGCTGTGTAACGGCACAAGGTTGATATGCAAAGGTTTTCAACGAAATGTCATCGATGCCGAGATAGCGGCTGGTCAGCATGCCGGGAAAAGAGTTTTTTTACCAAGAATTCCTCTGTGTCCATCTGAAAATGATATGTACCCCTTCAAGTTGAAGAGAAAGCAATTTCCAGTCTATCTTAGCTTTGTAATGACAATAAACAAGGCGCAGGGCCAGACCATTCCAAACGTCGGGGTATACCTACCGGAACCCGTGTTCTCGCATGGACAACTATATGTGGCACTATCTAGGGGGACATCACGTGAAAATGTGAAGGTGTTGGTTAGGCCTACCCAAGATTTCTCTCGATCTGGAGTATACACGGCAAATGTGGTGTATAGGGAAGTTTTACAAGATGCATAG
- the LOC122601242 gene encoding ATP-dependent DNA helicase PIF1-like has product MATYLSISDSKAILSTKNDNVDEINDKLIGVFCGEEQIYYSFDEAEDDVNKYYPIEFLNSLNVSGLPPHCLLLKVGCLIILLRNIDPWNGLCNGTRLICKGFQRNVIDAEIAAGQHAGKRVFLPRIPLCPSENDMYPFKLKRKQFPVYLSFVMTINKAQGQTIPNVGVYLPEPVFSHGQLYVALSRGTSRENVKVLVRPTQDFSRSGVYTANVVYREVLQDA; this is encoded by the exons ATGGCCACATATCTCAGTATATCTGACTCAAA GGCCATACTGTCAACTAAAAATGATAATGTCGATGAGATAAATGATAAGTTAATTGGTGTATTCTGCGGGGAGGAGCAAATCTATTATAGCTTTGATGAGGCAGAAGATGATGTTAACAAGTATTATCCGATTGAATTCTTAAACTCGCTTAATGTTAGTGGTTTGCCCCCTCATTGCCTACTGCTGAAAGTTGGATGCCTGATCATACTATTACGTAATATCGATCCATGGAACGGGCTGTGTAACGGCACAAGGTTGATATGCAAAGGTTTTCAACGAAATGTCATCGATGCCGAGATAGCGGCTGGTCAGCATGCCGGGAAAAGAGTTTTTTTACCAAGAATTCCTCTGTGTCCATCTGAAAATGATATGTACCCCTTCAAGTTGAAGAGAAAGCAATTTCCAGTCTATCTTAGCTTTGTAATGACAATAAACAAGGCGCAGGGCCAGACCATTCCAAACGTCGGGGTATACCTACCGGAACCCGTGTTCTCGCATGGACAACTATATGTGGCACTATCTAGGGGGACATCACGTGAGAATGTGAAGGTGTTGGTTAGGCCTACCCAAGATTTCTCTCGATCTGGAGTATACACGGCAAATGTGGTGTATAGGGAAGTTTTACAAGATGCATAG